In a genomic window of Nodosilinea sp. E11:
- a CDS encoding DUF3747 domain-containing protein: protein MTAATLGVLGGAGQAVAHNHTPIQSAVGQTGTLLAQTFDAIAINEANFLVVSVPGSAAQPHRLYIVEQVQPNPPCWSVANTVGGRTEINALWNTFDFSGVCRLQRDSNGYAIRLNGQDVAGARFEVNQRDGDLLLQFAPSTVSRNRITIGRTNGISSTGFARITLNPGWSLAKRTFGGQIVSSHLVYFTNDATLAQLQANEGIAISPGPGPGTGQPPVTPPPAPAFRDIQGNRYAADITRAAGLGVISGFAEDNTFRPTTPLTREQAVSVIIETAARILPTSVIAQADQQVSRAPFPDVAANRWSALKIRQAQQLGFVSGDAGTGNFRPTDNVSRAELMAMMYRVALVRANAGAGDTTSTAPVPGLDPATGGLVPNIANPPNFTDISGHWGANAIRQMAAVCAIATPLNETGTNFAPNTNALRDYTAAAAVRAIDCPAARPQ, encoded by the coding sequence TTGACTGCAGCCACCCTTGGGGTACTAGGTGGGGCAGGGCAGGCCGTTGCCCACAACCATACCCCCATCCAGTCTGCAGTTGGTCAAACCGGCACGTTGCTAGCCCAGACCTTCGATGCGATCGCTATTAACGAAGCAAATTTTTTAGTGGTTTCTGTACCGGGTAGTGCAGCTCAGCCCCACCGGCTTTATATCGTTGAGCAAGTTCAACCGAATCCCCCCTGCTGGAGTGTGGCCAACACCGTCGGTGGGCGTACCGAAATCAATGCCCTCTGGAATACCTTTGATTTCTCAGGTGTTTGTCGCCTCCAACGCGATAGTAATGGCTATGCCATTCGCCTAAATGGTCAAGATGTTGCCGGGGCTCGCTTTGAGGTTAACCAGCGGGATGGCGACTTGCTGCTACAGTTTGCGCCGAGCACTGTTTCGCGCAACCGCATCACGATTGGCCGCACCAACGGTATTAGCTCGACTGGCTTTGCCCGCATTACCCTCAACCCTGGCTGGTCGTTGGCTAAGCGTACCTTCGGTGGGCAAATCGTAAGCTCTCACCTTGTTTACTTCACCAACGATGCCACCCTAGCTCAGCTACAGGCTAACGAGGGTATTGCTATCAGCCCTGGGCCTGGGCCTGGCACTGGTCAGCCTCCCGTCACCCCGCCTCCAGCACCGGCCTTCCGAGATATTCAGGGGAATCGCTACGCTGCTGATATCACCCGTGCTGCTGGTCTCGGTGTGATCTCTGGCTTCGCTGAAGACAATACTTTCAGGCCCACTACGCCACTGACTCGGGAGCAAGCGGTTTCGGTGATCATTGAAACCGCAGCCAGAATCTTGCCCACCTCGGTAATTGCCCAAGCCGATCAACAGGTGTCTAGAGCGCCCTTCCCCGATGTGGCAGCCAACCGATGGAGTGCCCTCAAGATCCGTCAGGCACAGCAGTTAGGGTTTGTCAGTGGCGATGCTGGCACCGGCAACTTCCGCCCCACCGACAATGTCTCTCGGGCCGAGCTCATGGCCATGATGTACCGGGTGGCGCTAGTGCGCGCCAATGCTGGTGCAGGAGACACCACTAGCACCGCGCCAGTGCCCGGTCTCGATCCTGCCACTGGCGGTCTGGTGCCCAATATCGCTAATCCCCCTAACTTTACCGACATCAGTGGCCACTGGGGGGCCAACGCCATTCGGCAAATGGCGGCGGTATGTGCGATCGCCACTCCCCTCAACGAGACAGGCACTAACTTTGCACCCAACACCAACGCCCTGCGCGACTATACCGCTGCCGCTGCTGTGCGGGCCATCGACTGCCCCGCTGCCCGGCCTCAGTAG
- a CDS encoding methyltransferase domain-containing protein, with the protein MANALYGKIQTFYDEASGLWEQIWGEHMHHGYYGADGRQRKNRRQAQIDLINECLSWAGVTEAKDILDCGCGIGGSSLELATRYQAKVTGITLSPVQAQRAMERAQAANLGEEVPPCAGFQVADALDTPFADQSFDLVWSMESGEHMPDKVAFLQECYRVLKPGGKLLMATWCHRPTTSLAGPLTWLEQQQLSWIYQVYGLPYVIALPDYEAIARNCGFTNLTSADWSLAVAPFWDDVIASALSPEGVAGLLKAGPGTLQGALALGPMRQGLQSGLIRYGLLCAVR; encoded by the coding sequence ATGGCTAATGCCCTGTACGGAAAAATTCAGACCTTCTACGATGAAGCCTCTGGTCTGTGGGAGCAGATCTGGGGGGAGCACATGCACCACGGCTACTATGGTGCTGACGGTCGCCAGCGTAAGAACCGTCGTCAGGCTCAGATTGATCTGATCAATGAGTGTCTGAGTTGGGCGGGAGTAACTGAGGCAAAGGATATTTTGGACTGTGGCTGTGGTATTGGCGGTAGCTCGCTGGAGTTGGCCACTCGCTACCAGGCCAAGGTTACGGGGATTACCTTGAGCCCGGTGCAGGCTCAACGAGCGATGGAGCGGGCTCAGGCGGCTAATTTGGGGGAAGAAGTGCCCCCTTGCGCTGGGTTTCAGGTGGCTGATGCTTTGGATACTCCCTTTGCAGATCAGAGCTTTGATCTGGTGTGGTCGATGGAGAGCGGAGAGCACATGCCTGACAAGGTAGCTTTTTTGCAGGAGTGCTATCGGGTGTTGAAGCCGGGGGGCAAGTTGCTAATGGCGACCTGGTGTCATCGTCCGACGACTTCGCTGGCGGGGCCGTTGACTTGGCTAGAGCAGCAGCAGCTTAGCTGGATCTATCAGGTGTATGGTTTGCCTTATGTGATTGCGCTGCCTGACTATGAGGCGATCGCCCGCAATTGTGGCTTTACTAACCTGACCAGCGCCGATTGGTCTCTGGCAGTGGCCCCCTTTTGGGATGATGTGATTGCCTCGGCTCTCAGTCCGGAAGGTGTGGCAGGCTTACTTAAGGCTGGTCCCGGTACGTTGCAGGGGGCCCTGGCTTTGGGGCCTATGCGCCAGGGATTACAAAGCGGTCTGATTCGCTATGGTTTGCTCTGTGCAGTACGATAG
- a CDS encoding TrkH family potassium uptake protein: MTVPRTICLGFLVLIAVGTVLLLLPFATTSGQWNDPLVALFTATSAVCVTGLIVVDTGSYFSAFGEAVILTLIQVGGLGYMTANTFLVLLLGRRLGLKERLAIQQSMDNTALAGGKSLILSIIGMTLVFELTGLFCLYPVFSQDYNSGYGLWLSVFHSISAFNNAGFSLFEDSLVGYALNPWVNAVITALVILGGIGYQVIMELLNWVRNRLAGNRCRGLFSLNFKVVTSTTAVLLALGTIAFFITEFNNPATLGPTTVPFKLLLAWFQSVIARTAGFNTTDIGAMGNASLFIMIALMFIGASPGSTGGGIKTTTIRILIACTRMALQGKEQVLCFRRQIPTSRVLKAIAVVVGSGLAVVSATALLAVSNPNLSFITVLFESVSAFATVGLSTGITGELSDFGKYVIIVTMYLGRVGILLFMGALLGDPKPSAIQYPEEELLIG, translated from the coding sequence ATGACGGTTCCACGCACCATATGCCTCGGTTTTTTAGTGCTGATTGCCGTCGGTACTGTGCTGCTGCTGCTGCCCTTTGCTACCACCAGTGGCCAGTGGAACGATCCCCTGGTGGCCTTGTTTACAGCAACCTCCGCCGTCTGCGTCACTGGCCTCATTGTCGTCGATACCGGTAGCTACTTCTCAGCCTTCGGCGAAGCCGTAATTCTCACTCTCATTCAAGTAGGTGGGTTGGGCTACATGACTGCTAACACGTTCTTAGTGCTGCTGCTGGGGCGACGGCTAGGCCTCAAGGAGCGCTTAGCCATTCAGCAGTCAATGGACAACACCGCCCTAGCTGGCGGCAAGTCCCTAATTCTTTCCATCATTGGCATGACTCTGGTGTTTGAGCTCACCGGCCTGTTTTGCCTCTATCCCGTGTTTAGCCAAGACTACAACTCCGGCTATGGGCTGTGGCTATCGGTGTTCCACAGCATCAGCGCCTTTAACAATGCCGGCTTTAGCCTCTTTGAAGACAGCCTTGTCGGCTATGCCCTTAACCCGTGGGTAAACGCGGTGATCACCGCCCTAGTGATTCTTGGCGGCATTGGCTACCAGGTAATTATGGAGTTGCTCAACTGGGTAAGAAATCGCCTGGCGGGCAATCGCTGCCGGGGCCTATTTTCCCTCAATTTCAAAGTCGTTACCAGCACAACCGCTGTCCTGTTGGCACTTGGCACCATCGCCTTCTTTATCACTGAGTTCAACAACCCAGCCACCCTAGGCCCAACTACGGTCCCCTTCAAGCTCCTGCTAGCTTGGTTTCAGTCAGTTATTGCCCGCACAGCTGGGTTCAACACCACTGACATTGGAGCGATGGGCAATGCCTCGCTATTTATCATGATTGCCTTGATGTTTATTGGAGCCAGCCCCGGCAGTACAGGTGGCGGTATTAAAACAACTACCATTCGAATTTTGATCGCCTGCACTCGTATGGCTCTGCAAGGCAAAGAACAAGTGCTCTGCTTTCGGCGGCAAATTCCCACTAGTCGCGTGCTTAAAGCTATTGCTGTGGTCGTTGGGTCGGGGTTAGCCGTGGTTAGTGCCACCGCACTGCTGGCCGTTAGCAACCCCAATCTAAGCTTTATCACCGTTCTGTTTGAGTCGGTATCAGCCTTTGCCACCGTCGGGCTTTCCACCGGCATTACCGGTGAACTATCCGACTTTGGCAAATACGTGATTATTGTCACCATGTACCTAGGCCGGGTAGGTATCTTGTTGTTTATGGGTGCTCTGTTGGGCGATCCCAAACCCTCAGCTATTCAATACCCAGAGGAGGAGCTGCTAATCGGGTAA
- a CDS encoding glycosyltransferase, whose product MDRVGLIAIGRNEGERLRQCLTSAIAQASHVLYVDSGSTDHSLDIARSLGVSVVSLDLSIPFTAARARNAGFEQLLKSVPNLDYIQFIDGDCELVQGWIEQAVRVLDEQPSLAVACGRRRERYPDESVYNKLCDLEWDTPIGETNACGGDALVRVTAFNQVNGFNPTLIAGEEPELCVRLRQKGWRIFRIDADMTLHDAQMYNVGQWWRRFQRAGHAYAEGAWLHGQLPERHWVKESYSIWIWGLAVPIVSLSLIFYTQGLSLLLLSLYPLCIYKIYRYGQQHGFKRRDAVLYATSCVLGKFPGVQGQLIFHWNRLTGRSKQIIEYK is encoded by the coding sequence GTGGATAGGGTAGGATTGATTGCAATCGGGCGAAACGAAGGCGAACGCCTGCGGCAGTGCTTAACTTCGGCGATCGCCCAAGCATCTCATGTTTTATATGTTGATTCAGGGTCTACCGATCACAGTCTTGATATTGCTCGGTCCTTGGGTGTTAGCGTTGTTAGCCTTGACTTATCAATTCCATTTACTGCGGCTCGTGCACGGAACGCCGGATTTGAGCAGTTGCTAAAGTCAGTCCCTAACCTAGACTATATCCAGTTCATCGACGGAGACTGTGAGCTAGTGCAAGGTTGGATTGAGCAAGCGGTGAGAGTGCTAGACGAACAACCTTCTCTTGCAGTTGCCTGTGGTCGCCGTCGAGAGAGATATCCCGATGAATCCGTCTATAACAAATTATGTGACTTGGAATGGGATACTCCGATTGGAGAGACGAATGCTTGCGGAGGTGATGCCCTTGTACGAGTAACAGCATTCAATCAAGTGAATGGGTTTAATCCTACTTTAATTGCAGGTGAAGAGCCTGAGCTGTGTGTCCGACTTCGCCAAAAAGGTTGGAGGATTTTCCGCATTGATGCTGATATGACCCTTCACGATGCTCAGATGTATAATGTCGGTCAGTGGTGGAGACGTTTTCAGCGGGCAGGACATGCCTATGCAGAAGGGGCTTGGCTACATGGTCAACTACCCGAACGGCACTGGGTAAAGGAAAGCTATAGTATTTGGATATGGGGCTTAGCTGTACCCATTGTTTCTCTATCTCTGATATTTTATACCCAAGGGCTAAGTTTGCTGTTGCTTAGTTTGTATCCGCTATGCATATATAAGATTTATCGATATGGACAGCAGCATGGATTTAAAAGAAGGGACGCTGTTTTATATGCAACATCCTGTGTTTTAGGAAAGTTTCCAGGTGTGCAAGGGCAACTTATATTTCATTGGAATCGCTTAACGGGAAGAAGTAAGCAGATTATTGAATACAAGTAA
- a CDS encoding glycosyltransferase family 2 protein: MESQLVFMLSKQLPGQAESTKTDYSDPASLPAVLVVILNYRTPNLTIECLHSLVNEVKDLPNLRVAVTDNNSGDDSNERIAGVIAKEGWEWATFMPLERNGGFAYGSNFPIRQALAGGSLPPYVLLLNPDTVVRPGAIRALVEFMEQNSKVGIAGSRLEDPDGTPQCSAFRFHTIWSEFDGGLRLGLISKVLSKWIVAPPVSEVACTTDWVAGASMMIRQEVIEQVGLMDEDYFMYYEEMDFCLQANRAGWPCWYVPESHVVHLVGQSSGVTNTKKPPKRRPKYVFDSRYRYFLKNYGSLYLVIADIAWIIGFASWRLRRFIQRKPDEDPPYLLWDSLRNSFLFRGLRLNS; this comes from the coding sequence TTGGAATCACAGTTAGTTTTTATGCTTAGTAAGCAACTGCCTGGTCAAGCTGAATCTACTAAGACGGATTATTCTGATCCGGCCTCTCTTCCTGCTGTGCTTGTAGTCATTCTCAACTATCGAACTCCCAATTTGACGATTGAATGTCTGCACTCTTTGGTGAACGAGGTTAAAGATTTACCTAACCTCCGAGTTGCAGTAACAGATAACAACTCAGGCGACGATTCAAATGAGAGAATTGCGGGGGTAATCGCTAAAGAAGGCTGGGAATGGGCGACGTTTATGCCCTTAGAACGCAACGGAGGATTCGCCTACGGCAGTAATTTCCCGATCCGGCAAGCCTTAGCTGGGGGAAGTTTACCACCTTATGTGCTGCTACTAAATCCCGACACAGTAGTTCGACCTGGTGCAATTCGAGCTTTGGTAGAGTTTATGGAGCAAAACTCCAAAGTTGGAATTGCCGGCAGTCGTCTGGAAGATCCGGATGGCACTCCTCAATGTTCAGCTTTTCGCTTTCACACAATCTGGAGCGAATTTGATGGTGGGCTGCGTCTAGGCCTAATTTCTAAAGTTCTCTCTAAGTGGATTGTTGCCCCGCCTGTTTCAGAGGTTGCTTGTACCACTGATTGGGTTGCTGGAGCCAGCATGATGATTAGGCAGGAGGTCATTGAACAGGTAGGTTTAATGGACGAAGATTACTTTATGTATTACGAGGAGATGGATTTTTGTCTTCAAGCTAATCGTGCCGGATGGCCATGTTGGTATGTGCCCGAGAGTCATGTTGTACATTTGGTTGGTCAAAGTTCTGGTGTTACTAATACAAAAAAACCACCTAAACGCAGGCCTAAGTATGTTTTTGACTCTCGATATCGCTACTTCTTGAAAAATTACGGCTCACTCTATTTAGTAATTGCAGATATAGCATGGATCATAGGCTTTGCAAGCTGGCGATTGCGGCGGTTTATACAACGAAAGCCAGATGAAGATCCTCCCTACCTATTATGGGATTCTTTACGCAATAGTTTTTTATTCCGAGGTTTGAGGTTGAATTCTTAA
- a CDS encoding serine O-acetyltransferase codes for MLTQSYLVFQANLLQQRMAHLPDTSSTLSRAQVSPKVDYQYLSLSTLWEQIKEDWVAHGCDWTKPGFRAVFAHRFGVWRMGIKIKLLRAPLSLLYRMMYRKVRNTYGIELPYTVELGRRVIIEHQGCIVIHGNSIIGDDSIIRQGVTIGLRHLDKPLEAPTLGCRVNVGAGAKLFGNIHIGDDVNVGANAVVLDSIPSGCTVVGIPGKIVKTRKF; via the coding sequence TTGTTAACTCAATCTTACTTGGTTTTTCAGGCAAACTTACTTCAACAACGTATGGCCCACTTACCTGATACTTCCTCCACCCTATCTAGGGCTCAGGTTAGTCCTAAGGTAGATTATCAGTACTTATCGTTAAGTACTTTATGGGAACAGATTAAGGAAGATTGGGTTGCACATGGTTGTGACTGGACAAAACCTGGGTTTCGTGCGGTTTTTGCTCATCGCTTTGGTGTTTGGCGAATGGGTATCAAAATAAAGCTCTTGAGAGCTCCTCTGAGTTTGCTATATCGGATGATGTATCGAAAGGTTCGAAACACCTACGGAATTGAACTGCCTTACACTGTTGAACTGGGTCGCCGAGTAATTATTGAACATCAGGGATGTATTGTTATACATGGGAACAGTATTATTGGCGATGACAGCATTATTCGGCAGGGTGTGACTATAGGTTTAAGACATTTAGACAAACCTTTAGAAGCCCCTACATTAGGATGCCGTGTTAATGTCGGTGCGGGAGCCAAGCTTTTTGGGAACATTCATATTGGTGATGACGTCAATGTAGGCGCTAATGCAGTTGTCCTGGATAGCATTCCATCAGGATGCACAGTCGTAGGTATTCCGGGTAAAATAGTTAAGACTAGAAAATTCTAG
- a CDS encoding polysaccharide biosynthesis/export family protein: MKHRDLNSNFQRILGLHKNGLKLPFRIVLLLVLSSIFIPVPTQAQESIRLDAPRANEASVGEPRFPIEDAYRLGRSDEIRIRLFGVDPDFFERERYIIPVDGRLNLPWVGEVRVDGLTIREAETQIESSYAPFIKNPNVTVTLVSPRSLRVVVAGEIQRPGSYTLTPREQGVGGGLAEVGGNPNDWPTVITAIQAAGGLQQQADLRNVQLRRLDQNGSTRNLNVDLWALLQGENAPQDFTLRDGDTILVPTATVLDPSEAQRIAIANFSPDGIAINIAGEVKTPGLVDLRPNSSLNQAILAAGGFDNPRAKSGSANLIRLNPDGTVVNRIIQVDYSEPLNEETNPALREGDIVLISTSNLARTSDFLSLVGGAINSVINPIFQVLGIFNILNNNNN; encoded by the coding sequence ATGAAACACCGTGACTTAAATTCTAATTTTCAGCGAATTCTGGGACTGCATAAGAATGGCTTGAAACTTCCCTTTAGGATAGTGCTCTTACTGGTTCTGTCGTCTATTTTTATTCCTGTGCCCACGCAGGCTCAAGAGTCTATAAGACTAGACGCTCCAAGAGCTAACGAAGCCTCGGTGGGAGAACCCAGATTTCCTATTGAAGATGCTTATAGGCTAGGTAGAAGCGATGAAATTAGAATTAGGCTTTTTGGAGTCGATCCAGACTTTTTTGAACGGGAAAGGTATATCATTCCCGTGGATGGACGATTGAATTTGCCTTGGGTAGGTGAAGTACGTGTCGATGGCCTGACCATTAGGGAGGCTGAAACTCAAATTGAGTCTAGTTATGCTCCCTTTATCAAAAACCCTAATGTTACGGTTACCTTAGTTAGCCCTCGCTCTTTACGAGTTGTTGTCGCAGGAGAGATCCAACGTCCTGGTTCCTATACGCTTACACCTCGTGAACAGGGGGTCGGGGGTGGTCTAGCTGAGGTGGGAGGTAATCCTAATGACTGGCCCACTGTCATTACAGCTATTCAAGCTGCGGGTGGATTACAGCAGCAGGCAGATCTTAGGAACGTTCAGCTGCGCCGCTTAGATCAGAATGGTTCCACACGAAATCTGAACGTAGATTTATGGGCGCTATTGCAAGGTGAAAATGCGCCTCAGGATTTTACTTTGCGTGATGGTGACACCATTTTGGTTCCAACAGCTACAGTTCTTGACCCCTCTGAAGCTCAAAGAATTGCGATCGCAAACTTTTCTCCAGACGGCATAGCTATAAATATTGCTGGCGAAGTTAAGACACCTGGGCTGGTCGATCTTAGACCTAATTCATCTCTTAATCAGGCTATTTTGGCCGCAGGTGGTTTTGACAACCCTAGAGCAAAGTCCGGATCAGCAAATCTGATTCGTCTAAATCCTGATGGCACAGTAGTAAACCGTATTATTCAGGTCGATTACTCAGAGCCTTTAAATGAAGAGACTAATCCAGCACTCCGCGAAGGTGATATTGTCTTAATCTCTACTAGTAATCTAGCACGAACCTCAGATTTCTTAAGTTTAGTTGGAGGGGCTATTAACTCAGTTATCAATCCAATCTTTCAAGTCCTGGGAATCTTCAATATTCTCAACAATAACAATAACTAA